A part of Maniola hyperantus chromosome 14, iAphHyp1.2, whole genome shotgun sequence genomic DNA contains:
- the LOC117988452 gene encoding membrane protein BRI3, whose product MEKPTVTEQPPPYYATLPPGQQQYPQQHPQPQAYPQPSAYPQPNPQPAPGAFPPPPPGYTPYGTPQDPTAAFVPNYGATHTNIIIPPPIIAVGACPACRVGILEDDFTCLGILCAILFFPLGILCCLALKNRRCSNCGAMFG is encoded by the exons ATGGAGAAGCCAACTGTTACGGAACAACCTCCTCCATACTACGCAAccttaccaccag GTCAACAGCAGTATCCTCAGCAGCACCCTCAGCCACAGGCGTATCCTCAGCCCAGCGCGTATCCTCAACCAAACCCGCAACCGGCGCCAGGGGCATTCCCACCCCCTCCACCAGGATACACTCCATATGGTACACCACAAGACCCAACAGCTGCTTTTGTCCCCAACTATGGGGCAACACATACAAATATTATCATTCCACCGCCAATTATAGCGGTTGGAGCTTGCCCCGCTTGTCGAGTTGGTATCCTCGAAGATGATTTCACGTGCCTTGGTATTCTGTGCGCTATCCTCTTCTTCCCCTTAGGCATTTTGTGCTGTCTCGCTCTTAAAAATAGGAGATGCTCGAACTGCGGGGCTATGTTTGGATAG